The Vitis vinifera cultivar Pinot Noir 40024 chromosome 7, ASM3070453v1 genomic interval GTAAAGAATGCATTTGTTTCCAACTGAAGCCATGTAAATGATTTTGGCTGCAGGATTTTAGGAGACCGATTCCAGGTTATAATGCAAACTAATAATCAAGTTGAGGTTTCATTCAAGACAACATGGAAATCTTCCGATCCATTGCCTGCTTTAAATGTAGACAAAAGGTGCTGTGCAAGCCTTAACATGCATGCCCCTCTTTTTgacaatgagaaaaaaatgtgtTCATAGTGCTAACGGGTTTGCAGGTATGTAATGCTGAGTGGCTCCTCCGGGTTCTACACTTACGCCATATACGAACGCTTAAAAGGATGGCCTGGCATGTTTCTCTGGGAAACCAGGATTGTTTTCAAGCTTTCTCAAAAGtggtaattattattataattctgTGAGATTTCATAGGAAAAAGCAAGTGTTAATATTTGATCTTAAATTAAGCAAAGTTGGCAGGCAAAATTGTTAACGTGGTATTTGAAATGAATGGTTAGGTTTCAATACATGGCAATCTCAGACACCAGGCAGAGGATAATGCCGACGATTGCAGACCGAGAGAGAGGTCAATCCCTTGCCTACCCAGAAGCTGTTCTGTTGAAAAATCCAATGAATTCTGAGTTGGAAGGAGAGGTGGATGATAAATACCAATACTCAAGTGAAAGCAAAAATGACAGGGTGCATGGGTGGATCAGCTTAAACTCAGGAATAGGATTCTGGATCATCACACCCAGTTATGAGTTCCGTACGGCTGGACCTCTCAAGCAAGATCTTACTGGCCACGTTGGCCCCATCTGCCTCTCTGTATGTGATCTTAACAATTGTATCGGatcttttgaaaattaaaagttatttcttaaatttatagCAATTGATGCGCAGATGCTTATGAGTGCTCATTACACTGGAGTTCCTCTAAATGTTACATTTGAAAATGGAGAGCCATGGAAGAAGGTTTTTGGTCCTGTTTTCATCCATCTAAACTCGGTTTCAGACAAAACAAAAGCCACTTCGCTGTGGGGCGATGCTAAACAACAGGTACTACTATTTCATATGTAGTTATACTTGTGCGGGGCCTCATATGATTTCCATTGATTCATGTTATATGTGTTTATCAGACGTGGAAAGAAATTATAAGTTGGCCATATAGCTTCCCACACTCACCAGACTTCCTTAAGTCTGATCAACGTGGATCTGTCATCGGTCAATTATCAGTCCAAGACCAGTATGTCGCTTAGCTTTCTGCACTGATTAGATACTGcgattaattaatattatgaaGGAAGTGACTTTATATTATTGTTTCAGATACCTTAAAGTTGGGAATGGGCCCGCAAGGTTTGCACATGTGGGTTTGGCTGCACCAGGAGATGCAAGATCATGGGAATACCAAACCAAGGTTTGTACCAAAATCAACTTAGACTGGATATTGAGACTTCCATTCATAAATTATGTATAATTACATCAAATGAGGATGAGATAATTCATATACAATTCCAAGATAAATATAAGGGATAGTGAGAGTTTCATTAAGACATCTAATTAATCTTCTGGTATTTACCTCAAGATATTGATCAACTCTAGATACTTCTAGATGAGGTTGAAATTTGATCTTTAAGACCATAGACCTTAATTACTGTGAGTACTTGTGACCTCTACGGCAAGTGGTTTCCAATTCTCTTGGTTTTTTCTTGAGATACTTAGGACATTTGCTAGTTCCCAAGATATGATCTCTTAAGACCATAGGTCTCAATTTTGACCATAGATCTCAATCGCGGATAGTATTTGCTACTCAATCTCCAACATGTGGAAcaatcaatttttctaaaagtttaaacCCAAAGGATTTGGATCCATCATGTTTATCAATAAATGTTATGCTCTCCAACAACACCTCCCtcatatataacatttttttttatttatttgaaaagctTACATTGcacttattaaattaaaaaattaaacatacgTTGACCTAGTGAGATTTGAACATATAACttcccaccaaagaaaattcTAATACCATATTAAACTATCAATTTTTCCAAAAGTTGAAGTTTATAGAATTTGGATTCGTTGCATATATGAAACTCTCCAACAAGAAGTGATCGTTAATGTGAAGTTTGATTGATGTTGAGTGGCTGAAGGTAATGGAAAAAATGGAGACTTGTTTGGAGTTTGGTTCTATGAGAATGGAAGATGTTGGGATTTAATGTTACTCACAtggactctgataccatgaaataATAACATGGCATAAGGAAACACAAATTTCTTCAATTCATTTTCTAAAGATCGAGACTTCCATTTACGGAATTGTATGTAATTACATCAGTTGAGGATATGATAAGTCAAATACAATTTTAAGAGATGATACAAGCATTAGTAGAAATTACTTTTAGACAAGTGATTAAGGGTAATGATTAGCCCAAGATATATAGTCCTAAATGAGGTGATacagaattattttaaatgatcaGACTCCTTAATTTAAACAACGAACTAAAGTGTGATGGGGCACCAATTTTCCGTAAAATTGTATTGTTTTATGTGTGTTTTCAGGGTTATCAGTTCTGGACTCGAACTGATGAGCATGGGAATTTCTTCATTAAAGCCGTCCTACCTGGGGCCTATAATTTGCACGCATGGGTCTCTGGTGTTATGGGAAATTACATGTATGAAGCTACTGTTACCGTTACTCCAGGTACTCAACCCCACAGTCTATTTCATGGTTTGGTGCTAATCAGAATGTAATGCCAAGGGTTTTTAACAGAATGGCCCAATGGCATCTTTCAGTGAAATAGTTGGAAGAAATTTGTATTATTATGTCTTTATAATCTCTCTCAACAATTAAACAGAATTACATTGCATGTGAAGAAGATCAACAAACAACTTGATTGACTACCAAACTAATGCAGGATCTGTAACCAAACTGCCTCCACTTGTATTCAAGCCTCCAAGAGATGGCCCTACACTTTGGGAAATCGGCATCCCCAACCGGCATGCTGCCGAATTCTATGTGCCCAATGTCACCAAGAACATTAACACATTATACTTGGAGCAGGACAAGTAAGCTCTCACCAACATGATTAATACTCCTAGCTTtgaacaatcatattgtaactaaATTGCAGTACTCCCTTACCCTAATGGTTTTCCAATTAACAGGTTCCGACAATATGGATTATGGGAGAGGTATGCAGAGTTATATCCTGAGAACGATCTTGTCTTCACAGTTGGCACTAGTGATTTTGCAAAAGACTGGTTCTTTGCTCATGTGTTAAGGTGTGGGTTTGGCATCAATGATTATCAAAAAGATTTTGTTCGTTGCTCATGTTAATTAGCAAGCGTGTTCATCTCTAGTTTGTTAACTTTGCAAGTGCTTCTTCCAATACTGCTTTGCAGGAGATTACCAGATGGAAAATTCAAGGCAACCACATGGCAGATTGTATTTGATCTTCCAAAGGTGGACAAAGCCAGAACTTATAAACTCCGATTGGTGTTGGCAGCAGCTCATATGGCTGAAGTTCAggtaaattaaacaaaattccaACCCCATCAACTTCTCTCGGAAAGCCCATGAGAAGTTTTCAAtgccatttcttttttcttaagttTCGTCTAATTTAGTTTTGACAAGGTGATGTGTTCCAAGGTTCGGGTGAACCGCAGAGACGCCATCAGGCCCGACTTTACAACAGGACCAACAGGGAGAGATAACGCCATTGCGAGACATGGGATTCATGGGGTGCAGCGCTCTTTCACTGCTGCTCTACCAGGATCCCTATTTGTGAATGGTCGCAACACAATCTTCCTGCATCAGCCAAGAAATCAAGAGGCTTTCCAAGGAGTAATGTATGATTACATCCGTTTGGAAGGTCCTCCTCAAAGCACACATTGAAGCCAAGGCCATAAATATGACACAGATCCTCACGTCCATATTGTAGAATTGCAGGctcaagaatgaaaaaaatcagtaaagaatttaatttgttaatagcATAAATAAGGGTGAGACATTCTTGATTTCAGAAAGATGTTGGCATTGAAGCCAAGCCTACATATCTACATGACCTAAAACCACAACCTACAAGCAAGAACCTCAACTTCTTGGCCTTCTTTCTGGTTtaaattcctttctttctttcatgcatacaatatatatatcaCGCTGCCTTTCTAGTAAAAAATCAAATACTTGTGCATGAATCATTAGCAACTATACataattttttccttctattgAACATGATAATAAGAATTACACTGTAAGAAAATGAATCTCAGAAATCTAGTGGAAGAATCACCAATTATTCAGCGACCCACATTGGCGCCGGAAAATGTCATGGAAGGCTCACTAGTAGTGCAAATCCAGGAGTTAGGCTCATAAATATAGGTGGCAACAGGCATCTTCATTGGAAGATTTGGCATCCCCACCTCAAAATTGAGAACCTGCATTGCTTGCCTTATAGAAGGCCTCAGAGTGTGATCAGGGTGAGCGCACCACAATCCCACAATCATCAAACGCTCTATTTGTTTCCCATCAAAGTCCCCACACAGTCTCTGATCCACAGGATCAACAAGGCTTTCTTTTCCATAGAGCTCCCACACCCATGGTACCAGCACTACCTGCCGCTCATCCATCTCAGGTTCCACTGCTCTCCTGCCACATGCAATTTCCAGAGCCACCACTCCAAAGCTGAATATATCTGATTCCTTGCTAGCCTTTCCAGTTCTAATGCACTCTGGTGCCATGTAGCCAAAAGTACCAGCCAACCCTGTGGTGTACCGACCTTGGGCATGATCTACAAGCCGTGCTAGGCCGAAGTCTCCAAGCTTGGTGTTGAAATTTGTATCCAACATTACATTGCTGAATTTAATATCTCTATGCACCACGCACTGTTCCGAATCTTCATGCAGGTATAACAATGCAGAGCCCAAGCCAAGTGCTATCTTTTACCTCACTTCCCATGAGAGTATGCTTTTCCCATGGAAGAGATTATAATCGAGGCTGCCATTGTGCATAAACTCATAGACGAGAAGGAATTCGCCTCTTTCATGGCACCAACCCATGAGCTGCACTAAATTTCTATGCCTCAATCTGCTTATTATCGTCACCTCCGACTTGTACTCTTTTCTTCCTTGTCTGGATTTTTGGAGATCCTCTTAACGGCAACGTGTAAGTTCAAATCACTCAACACGCCTCTGTAGACATCTCCAAATCCTCCCTGCCCAAGCTTCCCTTCGTCAGCGAAGCCATTtgattggtatcagagcattttTGTCTTGAGGGACCAGTGAGGTGTGTGAGCCTAAACACCGTATACCAAACCTGTATCTGAAAACCTTCTGAAAACCTTGCAGAAATGGAAGAAGCAAGCTTCACAGCAGCACCACCAGTCTTCAATGGAGAAAATTACCAAACTTGGGCTGTCAGGATGACTGTTCATCTACAGGCTCTTGATGTCTGGGAAGCAATAGAGGAAGATTATGAAATTTCTCCACTTGGAGCCAATCCAACTGTGGCACAGATGAAAAACCATAAGGAGAAAAAGACGAGGAAGGCTAAGGCCAAGGCTTGCTTATTTTCTGCAGTCTCACCATTAATTCTCACCAGAATCATGCAACTTGAATCTGCTGCAGAAATCTGGAAGCATCTACGGGAAGAATATCAAGGCAATGAAAGAGTCAGAAATATGTAGGTGATGAATCTGATTCGAGAATTTGAAATGGTGAGGATGAAGGAGTCTCAAACCATAAAAGATTATGCAGAACAACTTCTTACCATAGCAAACAAGGTGAGGTTGCTAGGTAAAGAGTTTTCTGATGAAAGAGTTGTTCCAAAAAAATTTGTCACACTTCCTGAAAAATATGAAGCTACAATTTCTTCTTTGGAAAACACAAAAGATTTGTCAAGTATCACCTTGGCAGAACTACTAAATGCTTTACAAGCTTTGGAACAAAGAAGACTCATGAGGCAAGGAAGTTCTGTAGAAGGAGCTTTTCAAGCAAAGACACAGACCAATGAAGGCAACACAAAAAGGAGGAAGAAcaaaaagaacaacaataagccaagcaacaacaacaataaaaaaactgGAACCTATCCACCCTGTCCTCATTGCAAGAAAACAAATCATCCTCAACAAAAATGTTGGTGGAAACCAGATGTGAAATGCAACAAATGTGGTAGACAGGGACACATAGAAAGGATCTGTAGAACTCAACAACAGCAGGGAGAAACCAATGTAGCAGCTGAACAATACCAGGAGGAGCAACTATTTTCAGCAACATGTTTTGCAAACGGAAGCACCTCTGAAAGCTGGCTCGTGGACAGTGGTTGCACAAACCACATGACATATGATCAAGATCTCTTTAGGGAGATTGATAGGACAGCTATTTCCAAAGTCAGAATTGGAAATGGTGAGTATATTCCAGTAAAAGGTAAAGGAACAGTAGCTATTGAAAGCCTAATAGGTTTAAAGCTCATTTCtgatgttttgtttgtgccTGACATTGACCAAAATCTGCTAAGTGTTGGACAGCTTGTTGAGAAAGGGtttaaagtttgttttgaaGACAAAAATTGCATAATCAAGGATGCTGAAGGCAGAGAGgtgttcaacataaaaatgaaaggcAAAAGTTTTGCCTTGAATATGTTAGAAGATGAGCAAATTGCTGCTGCACAACATGAGAACAATACAATGCTTTGGCATAAAAGATTAGGGCATTTCCACCACAATGTCGTGCTCTACATGAAGAAGAATCAGATTGTAGAAGGACTCCCTGATTTGGAAGAAGAACTTCCTATATGTGCAGCCTGTCAATATGGGAAGCAAACAAGACTTCCTTTTCCTCAAAAAGCAGCATGGAAATCAACACAGAAACTACAATTGGTTCACACAGATGTTAGTGGACCTCAAAAGACACCATCTTTGAAAGAGAGTAAGTACTATATTGCATTTATTGATGACTTCACAagattttgttggatttatttTCTCACTTACAAATCTAAGGTTGCTAATGTGTTTTTGAGATATAAAGCCATGGTTGAAAATCAAAGTGAATACAGAATCAAGGTTATAAGGTCGGATAATGGTACAGAATATACTTcagaaaaattcaacaaattttgtgaagatgCAGGCATAGATGACCGCTCACTGCACCatacaccccacaacaaaatggggtggtggaaagaaaaaaatagaacaataaTGGAGATGACAagatgtcttttgcatgagaaaGAGCTGCCAAAAAGTTTCTGGGCTGAAGCTGCAAATACAGCAGTATTTTTGCTAAATAGACTACCAACAAAAGCATTGCAGAAACAGACACCTTTTGAGGCCTGGTTTGGTTATAAGCCTATGCTAATGAATTTAAAGACCTTTGGTTGCTTGTGTTTCTCTTATGTTCCTCAGGTGAAAAGAGACAAGTTAGATAAAAAGTCAAAACCAGGAATTTTCATTGGATACAGCAGCACCTCAAAAGCTTACAAAATCTACTTgccacaaaataataaaattgtggTAAGCAGAGATGTTAAGTTTTTGGAAACGGAGAAATGGAGCTGGGATGAGCAGAATCAGCAAAATATTGATGAAGATGTTGATGAACTTCCAGTTAGAGGTTTCAGGAcactttttgatatttatcaAAGGTGTAATATAGCTGTTCTTGAACCTGCAGGGTTTGTTGAAGCtgttgaaaataaaagatgGAGGGTTGCAATGCAGGAGGAGCTAAATATGATTGACAAGAACAACACTTGGGAGCTAGTAGATAGACCTTCACACAAAAAACCTATTGGGGTTAAGTGGGTTTACAGAACCAAACTCAACTCTGATGGTTCTATAAACAAACATAAAGCAAGGCTGGTTGTCAAAGGGTATGCACAAATGTTTGGTGTTGACTTTTCAGAAACCTTTGCACCAGTAGCTCGTTTAGATACAATCAGGATGTTGTTGGCTCTTGTAgctcaaagaaaatggaagatttATCAACTAGATGTGAAGTCAGCATTTTTGAATGGCTACCTAGAGGAAGAGATTTTTGTCGAACAACCAGAAGGTTTTGCTatcaaaggaaaagaagaaaaagtataCCTTCTTAAGAAGGCCTTGTATGGGTTAAGACAAGCCCCTAGAGCCTGGTACAGCAGGATTGACACTCACCTGCTAACTTTAGGCTTTCACAAGAGCTTGAGTGAATTTACACTCTACATTAAGAAGATTGAAGAagatatattaattgtttctctatatgttgatgatttgCTTGTAACAGGAAGTAATGCAAGGTTTGTGAACAAATTCAAGGCTGAAATGGAGCAGGTCTTTGAGATAACAGACCTAGGTGAGATGTCTTACTTCTTGGGAATGGAAGTACACCAGAAGCAGAATGAGATTTTCATCTGCCAACAAAAATATGccaaagaaattcaaaatggaGGAATGCAAATCTACATCTACCCCTATGAACCAGAAAGAGAAGTTCTGTAAGGAGGACGATGCTGAAAAGGTAGATTAAGGACTTTATCGAAGCATGATTGGATGCTTAATGTACTTGACTGCAACAAGACCCGATATAATGCATGTTGTAAGTCTACTTTCGAGATACATGCATTGTGCTAGTGAAATTCATTTCCAGGCAGCAAAGCGTGTGATAAGATATGTTAAAGGCACTGTGGATTATGGCATAAAGTTCAGTCAAGttcaaagtttcaattttcatgGATTTTCTGATAGTGATTGGGCTGGTTGTGTTGACGATATGAGAAGTACTTCAGGCTATTGTTTTAGCTTTGGTTCTGGTGTTTTTTCATGGAGTTCAAGGAAGCAAGAAGTCGTGGCTCAATCCACAGCTGAGGCAAAGTATATTGATGTTGTTGCAACTGTAAATCAAGCCTTATGGCTTAGAAAGTTGCTGACAGATTTGGATATGAAGCAAGAAGTGAGTACAAAGGTGTTTGTAGACAACCAGGCCACCATATCTATTGCAAATGATCCAGTGTTTCATGGTAAAACAAAGCACTTCAAGATTAAATTGTATTTTCTGAGGGAAGTACAGAAAGAAGGAGATATACAACTAGTCTACTGCAATACAGAAAGTCAGAATGCAGATATTCTGACTAAAGCTCTTCCTAAAATAAGATTTGAGTTTCTACGAGAAAGACTTGGAGTTTGCAGCTCCTaagtcaaggaggagtgttgagaGTTATGCCTTAGTAGCTGCTGAGGGAAAGGCTGAAATCGTCAACCACATGCAATTGAAGTCAACAAGATTACTAGAATGCTGAagctatttttatgtttctgttTTTGCTGttgctatttttatgttttttgcttttaagtTAAATTCTGATGCTATTTTGTAGGAGGTAGTTGTTTGTTCAACAAGTGGCTTAATTTGATGCTTTTTTTTAGGTCATATCTGTTACACAATCTGTATAAATTCAGCCTTATGATCAAATAAAAAGATCAGATCAGTAGCAGCATATCTCTGTTCTCTGTTGCTTGGTGTGTTAACCTCCCCTGTTTCCAACAGTAGCATTCTCCAGTTCACTATAAGAGAACCTCTTTGGGCCGGTTCCCTTTTCGAGTTCATCATCTGTAGGGCTATCCATGACCACATTGTCGTCCGCTACAACATTATTCTGTCTTCCTCTGTCTGTCTTTTTATGTGACCTCAACCGTAGCAAAATATATCCACCAATCAGAAAACAAGCACCACCAATGAGAACACAACCAGCAAtcgctgatttcgcagccagaTTGAGCTTCCTTCTCTTTTTGCAGCCGGCGATGCTTGAACTTGGAAGACCTCCTAAAGATCCTGCCCCTGTTTTTTCAGCTTCAACAACTTTTAAGCTTGAATAGAATTGCCATGAATAAATGCTATGTATCTGGACTGACTCAGACTCCCTCACTACGGCTGAGAATCCAACAATGACCCATTCTGGCAAGTATGCTCTCAGATCAACTACTCTACAAAGGGTCGAGTTTCCACTAAAATCAGGGTAAGCATCATGAATCAAAAAGATACATAGAAGTTCAGTACTGGCGCTAAAAATGATTGACACACTAGCTCTTTTTGTATCACTGATGAAGCATCTCACATATTTCACAACCCTGACAGACTTGTTATTTATCCCCACAGGCTGCATACTCGGGTCCCAGTAGTTGGGAAGATCAACAATCTCCAAGGCAACAGTCTGATTTTTCGTCAAGTTAAGTGGACCATCATTTGGACCAGGAAGGATATCGGAACCATTTGGGacaaggaagaaagaaagtccaTCACCAGGAAGGAACTCAACATGAGAGTCTACAGCAAAGGAGAAACTAGTGTTGAAGTCAGTAAACTTTCCTGTGGCCTTATCCCACAGATGCACTGGTTCTCTGTAGACTGCTTGGCAAGTGAGGTTCTTATCAAAACGGCTTCCATTTATTTGGATTGTGTTGTCTGTAGCACTAGCACCTCCATGGTATGGTACATGAATACCTTGATTGAAACAGGAGATGTCGAATGAAACTGGGGTGACAGAAGGAATTTAAAACAAGAAGATGGCTATCACAAAATCCGTACTGTTCCAAGGAGACATAGCTTGTGATGATGGTGTGATAATAAGCACTAATTCCATGGGGATTCATGTGTAGGTTGACATTACTGCTCTTTGTTCCAACTGTCTGAGTTTCCTTACTGTTTCCTTCATGAAATCTCTGTACTATT includes:
- the LOC100252500 gene encoding uncharacterized protein LOC100252500 produces the protein MGFAGLVFSNDSILSSQSLSSEVSHKVEMNNGIVKITVSRPYGNLRGIKYHGVENLLDDDLDRDDRGYWDCSWEDVNGSNSKQSMILGDRFQVIMQTNNQVEVSFKTTWKSSDPLPALNVDKRYVMLSGSSGFYTYAIYERLKGWPGMFLWETRIVFKLSQKWFQYMAISDTRQRIMPTIADRERGQSLAYPEAVLLKNPMNSELEGEVDDKYQYSSESKNDRVHGWISLNSGIGFWIITPSYEFRTAGPLKQDLTGHVGPICLSMLMSAHYTGVPLNVTFENGEPWKKVFGPVFIHLNSVSDKTKATSLWGDAKQQTWKEIISWPYSFPHSPDFLKSDQRGSVIGQLSVQDQYLKVGNGPARFAHVGLAAPGDARSWEYQTKGYQFWTRTDEHGNFFIKAVLPGAYNLHAWVSGVMGNYMYEATVTVTPGSVTKLPPLVFKPPRDGPTLWEIGIPNRHAAEFYVPNVTKNINTLYLEQDKFRQYGLWERYAELYPENDLVFTVGTSDFAKDWFFAHVLRRLPDGKFKATTWQIVFDLPKVDKARTYKLRLVLAAAHMAEVQVRVNRRDAIRPDFTTGPTGRDNAIARHGIHGVQRSFTAALPGSLFVNGRNTIFLHQPRNQEAFQGVMYDYIRLEGPPQSTH